The following proteins are encoded in a genomic region of Shinella zoogloeoides:
- a CDS encoding DUF6088 family protein translates to MQRLTEQILAHTEGLPEGAPIAAKSLLHLGNRPALDQALSRLAERGRLIRAGRGVYLRPVSSRFGVRAPSVDKAVEALATQRGEIIVSNGAAAANALGLTTQVPVRSVYLTSGRSRTMTLGQQTIELRHAPRWQLALADRPAGQAVRALAWLGPEKAEAALKTLKHKLPSSTFGELVAAAPQLPSWLARSVGKVAHG, encoded by the coding sequence ATGCAGCGACTGACCGAACAGATTCTGGCGCATACCGAGGGTTTGCCCGAGGGCGCTCCGATCGCCGCGAAAAGCCTGCTCCATCTCGGCAACCGCCCCGCATTGGACCAGGCATTGTCGCGACTGGCAGAACGTGGCCGGCTGATACGGGCCGGGCGCGGCGTTTACCTACGTCCGGTTTCGAGCCGGTTCGGCGTTCGCGCGCCCTCCGTCGATAAAGCCGTTGAAGCCCTTGCGACGCAGCGTGGTGAAATCATCGTGTCGAACGGAGCGGCGGCTGCCAATGCGCTCGGGCTCACGACCCAAGTACCGGTCCGGTCGGTCTATCTGACCTCGGGCCGAAGCCGGACCATGACTCTGGGCCAGCAGACTATTGAGCTGCGCCATGCGCCACGCTGGCAGTTGGCGTTGGCCGATCGCCCTGCCGGGCAGGCCGTGCGCGCACTCGCCTGGCTGGGACCGGAGAAGGCGGAAGCGGCCTTGAAGACGCTGAAACACAAGCTGCCGTCTTCTACGTTCGGCGAGCTTGTCGCGGCCGCGCCGCAACTACCGAGCTGGCTCGCCAGATCGGTCGGCAAGGTCGCTCATGGCTGA
- a CDS encoding 7-cyano-7-deazaguanine synthase, producing the protein MSIVTLVSGGLDSTLVAYLAKEEGIQQYPIFIDYGQRSRDREHAACRSAMAKLQLPDLEVADLSGYGRLIKSGLTDPNQRVLEDAFTPGRNLLFLLVAAAYAFQRDADAISIGLLHEETSLFPDQTSAFLQEAEAMIARSMGREIKVLAPLSSFHKQEVIELATLKGIEGTYSCHLGGETPCGACIACNEFKAEGV; encoded by the coding sequence ATGAGCATTGTCACTCTCGTTTCCGGTGGGCTTGATTCCACGCTGGTCGCCTACCTCGCAAAAGAGGAAGGGATTCAGCAATATCCGATTTTCATCGACTATGGGCAGCGATCCCGCGATCGAGAGCACGCGGCTTGCCGGTCAGCGATGGCCAAGTTGCAGCTACCAGATTTGGAGGTGGCCGACCTGTCGGGCTATGGCCGCCTCATTAAGTCCGGGTTGACGGACCCGAACCAGCGAGTGCTGGAGGATGCGTTTACTCCTGGTCGAAATCTCCTCTTTCTGCTTGTAGCAGCAGCCTACGCATTTCAGCGCGACGCCGATGCGATATCGATTGGACTCCTCCATGAGGAAACCAGCCTGTTTCCTGACCAGACATCGGCGTTCTTGCAGGAGGCGGAGGCAATGATCGCAAGGAGCATGGGGCGTGAAATAAAGGTCCTTGCACCGCTCTCGTCGTTCCACAAGCAGGAAGTCATCGAACTCGCGACGCTTAAAGGCATCGAGGGCACTTATTCCTGTCATCTCGGGGGTGAAACACCTTGTGGAGCGTGCATAGCATGTAATGAATTCAAGGCTGAGGGGGTCTGA
- a CDS encoding helix-turn-helix domain-containing protein → MSDRAKPDRRWPTPDILKRARFVDEAGPVRFVDTEAAARYLALEAHTLECYRSRGGGPAYHKFGKWVRYAVDDLDAWAKSCRRTTTVSPEPPRILPIDRI, encoded by the coding sequence ATGTCCGATAGAGCAAAGCCGGATCGCCGCTGGCCAACGCCGGACATCCTCAAGCGCGCCAGGTTCGTCGACGAGGCGGGACCAGTTCGTTTCGTCGACACTGAGGCGGCGGCGCGCTACCTCGCCCTCGAAGCACATACGTTGGAGTGCTACCGCTCGCGAGGAGGAGGCCCCGCCTATCATAAGTTCGGCAAATGGGTCCGCTATGCAGTCGATGATCTGGACGCTTGGGCTAAGAGCTGCCGTCGCACCACGACGGTATCGCCAGAACCGCCCCGCATCCTTCCCATTGACCGGATATAG
- a CDS encoding toll/interleukin-1 receptor domain-containing protein has product MSDVYIVYSREDVGQAERLVKTLSTRWDVWWDDKIVGDFSTVIEREIQNTKCVVPLWSPTAKDKSNVKDELRLAEQYNIPIIPAKIIPTNAPYGFNGYSAVDLLGWTGEDDHPGIQHLMRKISTVVPPRMAPTRPSAIAAGRVPLPSLFLSVSSHETQLVPLEALKALRLFGTSTVLVSAYDLFPPRRPRGIQQELKRIRAQGGFVLVDSGNYEATRRDDDSWKPQDFELALEGISHDWVYCFDEMDPSRDRKRAVGQVIAAVERDRKFTKAPVLPIIHAPATRSKGYDLTILPEVVRDVADQLQPPMIALAERELGRGLIQRAQTMRRVRNELDRLSFYQPIHLLGTGNPWSIAILTAAGADSFDGLEWCRVAVDRQQHRLNHYQHFDFFAYQAQMAASAITVSALSDDNIDYAGKVAFHNLDYYRELTHDLQAAASTNRLEAFAVGLLGQSNSKQLRDQMPDLFR; this is encoded by the coding sequence ATGTCAGACGTCTACATAGTCTATTCACGAGAAGATGTCGGACAGGCGGAGAGATTAGTAAAAACACTTTCAACCCGATGGGATGTTTGGTGGGACGATAAAATCGTCGGCGACTTCTCGACCGTGATCGAACGTGAAATCCAGAATACAAAATGCGTCGTTCCGCTCTGGTCGCCGACAGCTAAGGACAAGAGTAATGTAAAGGACGAACTCCGCTTAGCTGAGCAATATAATATTCCGATTATTCCCGCTAAGATCATTCCGACAAATGCGCCGTACGGCTTTAACGGCTATAGTGCGGTTGATCTTCTGGGCTGGACCGGAGAAGACGATCATCCTGGTATCCAGCACCTGATGCGCAAGATTTCGACTGTCGTCCCGCCGAGGATGGCGCCAACCCGCCCATCAGCCATCGCTGCGGGTAGAGTCCCCCTTCCGAGCTTGTTCCTCTCCGTGTCATCACACGAGACACAACTCGTTCCTCTCGAAGCTCTTAAGGCTCTTCGTCTCTTCGGTACATCGACGGTCCTTGTCTCCGCCTACGACCTGTTTCCACCCCGCCGCCCTCGAGGTATCCAGCAGGAGCTGAAGCGTATCCGCGCGCAAGGCGGATTTGTCCTCGTCGATTCAGGCAATTATGAAGCGACGCGACGCGACGACGACAGCTGGAAGCCCCAAGATTTCGAATTGGCGCTGGAAGGGATTTCACACGATTGGGTGTATTGCTTCGACGAGATGGATCCGTCGAGGGACAGAAAGCGTGCGGTTGGGCAAGTCATTGCAGCGGTCGAACGAGACAGGAAGTTCACCAAAGCCCCCGTCCTTCCAATCATTCATGCTCCCGCCACTAGGTCGAAAGGGTACGATCTTACTATTCTCCCCGAGGTCGTGCGGGATGTCGCCGACCAGCTCCAGCCACCGATGATCGCGCTGGCGGAGCGCGAGTTGGGCCGAGGGCTGATCCAGCGCGCACAGACCATGAGGCGCGTCCGGAACGAGCTTGATCGCTTATCCTTTTATCAGCCGATCCATCTCTTGGGTACGGGAAATCCATGGAGTATAGCGATCCTAACGGCAGCTGGAGCAGACAGCTTCGATGGGTTAGAGTGGTGCCGGGTTGCCGTTGACCGACAGCAGCACAGATTAAATCACTACCAACATTTCGATTTTTTCGCATACCAGGCGCAGATGGCGGCTTCGGCCATCACTGTTTCTGCGCTCTCCGACGATAATATAGACTACGCAGGTAAAGTTGCCTTCCATAATTTGGACTACTATCGGGAGCTAACCCACGACTTGCAGGCTGCCGCTTCAACAAATCGCTTAGAAGCATTTGCCGTCGGCCTGTTGGGCCAATCCAATTCAAAACAACTTAGGGATCAAATGCCGGATTTGTTCAGATGA
- a CDS encoding TIR domain-containing protein, with product MSTYVVFDGDNDQWAYRYVRGWHANPRIPFQFVDSHDLDNMTSRAQNEDYVKSKLRERMRQSTAVMVLIGNSTKNLFRFVRWELELALSLDLPIIAVNLNESRVQDSLCPPIIRDHCVVHVPFKLKAIEHAIRHWPTEFQHLSRTERAGGARHYGTDQYRSWGL from the coding sequence ATGTCGACTTACGTCGTTTTCGATGGCGATAACGACCAATGGGCTTACCGGTATGTCCGGGGGTGGCATGCCAACCCCAGAATACCGTTCCAGTTCGTGGACTCTCATGATCTCGACAACATGACGTCGCGTGCTCAGAATGAGGATTACGTAAAATCGAAATTGCGGGAGCGAATGCGACAATCGACAGCAGTTATGGTGTTGATTGGAAACTCGACCAAGAATCTTTTCCGCTTTGTAAGGTGGGAGCTAGAACTCGCGTTGAGCTTGGATCTGCCGATTATTGCCGTCAACCTCAATGAAAGCCGCGTACAGGACAGTTTGTGCCCGCCGATCATTAGGGATCATTGTGTTGTACACGTACCATTCAAACTGAAGGCCATAGAACATGCTATAAGACATTGGCCAACTGAATTCCAACATTTGAGCCGCACCGAAAGGGCCGGGGGAGCACGGCACTACGGCACGGATCAGTATCGTAGCTGGGGCCTGTAA
- a CDS encoding carbohydrate kinase family protein: MQIAGGLYRELCETPKWNAQFGSGGRAAAAVSALSPGSTLHTYARDESSPGADELSDLGVRLSRTHSDIAIAFAYFHPLSQPHIEPRPGSFPQQPPIHVSGDVVLRFGFLEGSAIVHAVRAIYDPQTAVRPEPFGANGSTAKRLALVMNELELCRYAGCTDLATAAAKAMSHGDRVTVIVVKRGVRGVTVFERHAEPNTIPAYYSSRVFKIGTGDVFSAVFAYHWGEAGTSAAEAADLASRSVSAYCETMTLPVQTDLLSSREPITGQAPNRIVLHGSTSTIGRRYTLEEARFRLKELGVEVLSPQLDEVPDSFLENAPSLLVADGLSTTEIRRLCATRSHQNIVILDEEQRSDIAALSDLGVTIVPDFASSLYRAAWPRASCRSLDSCGDA; this comes from the coding sequence ATGCAAATCGCAGGTGGACTATATCGCGAATTGTGCGAAACGCCGAAGTGGAACGCACAGTTTGGCTCGGGCGGGCGCGCGGCGGCAGCCGTCAGTGCTCTTTCGCCAGGGAGCACTCTTCACACCTATGCACGGGACGAGAGCAGCCCGGGAGCGGACGAACTGTCGGACCTCGGTGTGCGGCTATCCCGCACCCATTCCGATATTGCGATCGCATTTGCGTACTTCCACCCACTGTCTCAACCACACATCGAGCCGCGACCTGGGTCATTTCCTCAGCAGCCTCCGATACATGTTTCGGGAGATGTGGTCCTGAGATTCGGGTTCCTGGAAGGATCTGCCATCGTGCACGCTGTCCGCGCGATTTACGATCCTCAGACAGCTGTCCGTCCTGAGCCATTTGGAGCCAATGGCTCGACAGCGAAACGGCTTGCTTTGGTTATGAATGAGCTAGAGCTCTGCCGCTATGCGGGTTGCACCGACTTGGCGACTGCCGCCGCGAAAGCCATGTCGCATGGCGATCGGGTGACTGTGATAGTCGTAAAAAGAGGGGTGCGGGGGGTCACCGTCTTTGAGCGTCATGCCGAACCTAATACCATTCCCGCATATTATTCATCTCGGGTCTTCAAGATCGGAACAGGGGATGTCTTCAGTGCCGTGTTTGCATATCATTGGGGCGAAGCCGGAACTTCCGCGGCCGAAGCCGCGGACCTCGCCTCCCGATCGGTGTCCGCCTACTGTGAGACAATGACCCTTCCGGTGCAAACCGACTTGCTCAGTAGCCGCGAGCCCATAACAGGGCAGGCACCAAACCGGATTGTTCTGCATGGCTCAACATCTACAATCGGAAGGCGGTATACGCTTGAGGAGGCGCGCTTCCGCCTGAAAGAGCTTGGTGTTGAAGTGCTCTCACCTCAACTCGATGAGGTCCCAGATTCATTCCTCGAAAATGCACCTTCACTTCTAGTGGCGGACGGATTGAGCACAACGGAAATTCGACGACTCTGCGCAACGCGATCTCACCAAAATATTGTAATACTGGACGAGGAGCAGCGGTCCGATATCGCTGCACTCTCCGATCTCGGCGTTACGATTGTTCCCGACTTCGCCTCGTCTTTGTACCGAGCTGCCTGGCCTCGTGCATCTTGCCGTAGCCTAGACAGTTGCGGCGACGCATAA
- a CDS encoding recombinase family protein has translation MARIGYARVSTGDQDLEGQLDRLRAEGCEIIRSEKMSGASREGRNELSTVLEFLRHGDELVVTRLDRLGRDTRDVLSIVHECQERGAFVTVLDPHVSTRGEMGHIILTVLGMVAQMERRFIKERQKEGIERAKSAGVYKGGRQRIDYTLIRDLDRHGLGVTAIAERASCSRMQVYRILSAHRVTGNST, from the coding sequence ATGGCTCGAATTGGCTACGCACGCGTCAGCACAGGCGATCAGGATTTAGAAGGGCAGCTTGACCGGCTTCGGGCCGAGGGCTGCGAAATCATTCGGTCAGAAAAAATGTCGGGCGCAAGCCGCGAAGGCCGTAACGAGCTCTCGACAGTCTTAGAATTCCTTCGCCATGGAGACGAACTGGTTGTAACACGCTTGGATCGCCTTGGCCGCGACACGCGCGACGTTCTGAGCATCGTGCACGAGTGTCAGGAGCGAGGCGCATTCGTGACGGTGCTCGATCCTCATGTGTCCACCCGAGGGGAGATGGGGCACATCATTCTGACGGTCCTTGGCATGGTCGCCCAAATGGAGCGCCGCTTCATAAAGGAGCGGCAAAAGGAGGGGATTGAGCGAGCCAAGTCTGCGGGCGTCTACAAAGGCGGTCGTCAGCGTATTGATTACACGCTAATCCGTGACCTAGACCGTCATGGTCTGGGTGTCACGGCAATCGCAGAGCGCGCTTCGTGCTCGCGTATGCAGGTGTATCGGATTTTGAGTGCCCACAGAGTAACCGGAAATTCCACGTGA
- a CDS encoding type II toxin-antitoxin system RelE/ParE family toxin: MEWEVEFHSAFEAEVLTFERDVRVALIAATKLLSDYGPQLSRPHADTLKGSKHANMKELRFEGSDGEWRAAFAFDPERKAIVLVAGDKSGVSQKRFYKTLIAKADLRFSEHLESLKSAKKGK; the protein is encoded by the coding sequence ATGGAATGGGAGGTCGAATTCCACTCCGCCTTCGAGGCTGAGGTTCTGACTTTTGAGCGTGATGTCCGGGTCGCGTTGATCGCCGCCACCAAGCTGCTGTCCGATTACGGACCGCAGCTTAGCCGGCCTCACGCCGACACGCTCAAAGGATCGAAACACGCCAATATGAAGGAGCTGCGCTTCGAAGGCAGCGATGGCGAATGGCGTGCGGCCTTCGCTTTCGATCCCGAGCGCAAAGCCATCGTTCTTGTAGCGGGTGACAAATCGGGCGTCAGTCAGAAGCGCTTCTACAAAACGCTGATCGCAAAGGCGGATCTACGGTTTTCCGAGCATCTGGAAAGCCTGAAATCCGCAAAGAAGGGCAAATGA
- a CDS encoding helix-turn-helix transcriptional regulator produces MLPICRSTFYQMVNRGLISEGIRLGARTRVWRASEIANLINGLESKAGGDV; encoded by the coding sequence ATGCTTCCCATTTGCCGTTCCACTTTCTACCAAATGGTGAATCGTGGCCTTATTTCCGAGGGCATTCGCCTCGGTGCACGTACCCGTGTTTGGCGGGCTTCCGAAATCGCTAACCTGATCAATGGCCTCGAAAGCAAGGCAGGTGGCGATGTCTAA
- a CDS encoding tyrosine-type recombinase/integrase: MAKIKLTKTAVDAARPKEREYELRDTIVPGFMLKVTPFGGKIFMLAYVTNSGVRRKPALGRFGELTVDQARNLAQDWLAEVRYGRDPCAEKTAARAAPTMKELCTKFIEEHSKLHNKPSTVATNELNIKNHILPRLGRYKAHEVTRAHISELMTGMADRPVNANRTLAALRKMFNLAELWGYRPDGSNPCRHVQKFAENGSTRFITDEEMRKLFAYLDRSDREGLEHPFITLAIRLQFELAARKSEVLTLEWAWIDLERRRVTWPDSKTGGMTKPLSDEAHRLLSKAPRFETSPYVCPSIFDPSKPMTDNTYQHGWRRILARAGVPHVGTHGIRHRAATDIANSGVPLKVGMALTAHKTVTMFMRYVHNEEDPVRMAADAVAARRRIVVGAEAPVAEEPSTEVEIEVGAALETADVAEPASPPPGLEDGKYSSRTKVGNYRPFRHRNGANRATPPGARHDENREATR, translated from the coding sequence ATGGCCAAAATCAAACTCACCAAGACGGCTGTGGACGCCGCGCGCCCGAAGGAGCGCGAATACGAACTCCGCGATACGATCGTACCGGGCTTCATGCTGAAAGTCACACCGTTCGGCGGCAAGATCTTCATGCTCGCCTACGTGACCAATTCCGGCGTCCGCCGGAAGCCCGCGCTAGGTCGATTCGGAGAACTCACCGTCGATCAGGCCCGCAACCTGGCACAGGACTGGCTCGCGGAGGTTCGTTATGGACGCGACCCGTGCGCGGAGAAGACAGCCGCGCGCGCAGCACCGACCATGAAGGAGCTGTGCACCAAGTTCATCGAGGAGCACTCGAAGCTTCACAACAAGCCCTCCACCGTCGCGACGAACGAACTGAACATCAAGAACCACATCCTTCCGCGCCTGGGCCGCTACAAGGCTCATGAAGTCACCCGCGCCCACATCTCGGAATTGATGACCGGCATGGCCGACCGGCCGGTGAACGCCAATCGAACGCTCGCTGCCCTTCGGAAGATGTTCAACCTCGCCGAACTGTGGGGATATCGGCCAGACGGCTCCAATCCGTGCAGGCACGTCCAGAAATTCGCGGAGAACGGATCGACCCGGTTCATCACCGACGAGGAGATGCGCAAGCTCTTCGCCTATCTCGACCGCTCGGACCGGGAGGGCCTGGAGCATCCCTTCATCACCCTCGCCATCCGGCTCCAGTTCGAGCTGGCGGCGCGCAAGTCCGAGGTGCTTACGCTCGAATGGGCCTGGATCGACCTCGAACGCCGGCGCGTGACCTGGCCTGACAGCAAGACGGGAGGAATGACGAAGCCTCTCAGCGACGAGGCTCACCGGCTGCTCAGCAAGGCTCCGCGCTTCGAGACGTCGCCCTATGTGTGCCCGTCGATCTTCGATCCCTCGAAGCCGATGACGGACAATACCTATCAACACGGATGGCGGCGCATCCTTGCCCGAGCGGGCGTCCCCCATGTCGGTACGCACGGCATCCGCCATCGCGCCGCAACCGATATCGCGAACTCGGGCGTGCCATTGAAGGTCGGTATGGCGCTCACGGCGCATAAGACCGTCACCATGTTCATGCGCTACGTTCACAACGAGGAAGACCCGGTGCGCATGGCTGCGGATGCGGTCGCCGCGCGCAGGCGCATCGTCGTCGGCGCCGAAGCCCCGGTCGCTGAGGAACCGTCGACAGAGGTCGAGATCGAGGTCGGCGCCGCGCTGGAAACAGCGGACGTTGCCGAGCCCGCGTCGCCGCCTCCCGGCCTGGAAGACGGCAAGTATTCGTCGCGCACCAAGGTCGGAAACTATCGGCCATTCCGCCATCGCAACGGGGCCAATCGCGCCACCCCGCCCGGCGCCCGACATGATGAAAACAGGGAGGCAACGCGATGA
- a CDS encoding nucleotidyl transferase AbiEii/AbiGii toxin family protein — protein sequence MAEAFVTLSANDRREALAVAADRSGRPAHLLEKDVWVVWTLATLFGSNFGEHLVFKGGTSLSKAYHVIRRFSEDVDLTYDIRAIAPDLVGENGEGLPKNRSEEKRWSKAVRHRLPEWVDGTVRPLLARAIDAQSLPATFRAEGDKLFIDYEATSSGSGYVAPSVMLEFGARSTGEPASPRDVVCDAAGLVDGVEFPTARPRVMHAERTFWEKATAMHVYCLEGRLRGDRFARHWHDVVRLDDAGVANAAISDRELADAVARHKTMFFGAKTVDGEVIDYEAAVGGKLQLVPDGDARAALATDYAHMVEDGLLLDDAEPFEALIMRCADIAGRANRAAK from the coding sequence ATGGCTGAAGCCTTCGTCACATTGTCAGCGAACGATCGGCGCGAGGCTCTTGCCGTTGCCGCCGATCGATCCGGCCGCCCGGCCCATCTGCTTGAAAAGGACGTGTGGGTCGTCTGGACTCTCGCAACGCTGTTCGGGTCAAATTTCGGCGAACATCTCGTGTTCAAGGGCGGCACATCACTGTCAAAGGCTTATCACGTCATCCGGCGTTTTTCCGAGGACGTGGATCTCACCTACGACATCCGCGCCATCGCCCCCGACCTGGTGGGCGAAAACGGCGAGGGCCTGCCGAAAAACCGGAGTGAGGAGAAGCGATGGTCGAAGGCAGTCCGCCACCGGCTGCCAGAATGGGTCGACGGAACAGTCCGACCTCTCCTTGCCCGCGCGATCGACGCGCAGTCGTTGCCTGCAACGTTCAGGGCCGAAGGCGACAAGCTGTTCATCGACTATGAGGCGACCTCTTCGGGATCGGGCTATGTGGCTCCGAGCGTGATGCTGGAATTCGGCGCCCGCTCGACCGGGGAGCCGGCCAGCCCGCGCGATGTTGTATGCGACGCGGCCGGATTGGTCGACGGCGTCGAATTCCCAACGGCTCGTCCCCGGGTCATGCATGCCGAGCGAACCTTCTGGGAGAAAGCGACGGCAATGCATGTTTATTGCCTCGAGGGCCGGTTGCGGGGCGATCGGTTCGCCCGTCATTGGCACGATGTCGTCCGACTGGATGATGCGGGGGTCGCCAACGCCGCAATATCGGATCGTGAGCTCGCCGACGCGGTTGCCCGCCACAAAACCATGTTCTTCGGGGCGAAGACGGTTGATGGCGAGGTTATCGACTACGAAGCCGCCGTCGGTGGAAAGCTGCAACTCGTGCCGGACGGAGATGCGCGCGCTGCGCTGGCAACGGACTATGCGCACATGGTCGAGGATGGGTTGCTGCTTGACGACGCGGAACCCTTCGAGGCGCTGATCATGCGATGTGCGGACATCGCCGGGCGAGCCAACCGTGCTGCGAAGTGA
- a CDS encoding TIR domain-containing protein — translation MGGGSSGSWSRLGDIRSLEEKAKAALQGGKRNVFISFATEDMDEVNLLRAHAKNENSDIEFNDHSVREPYDSERAEYIKQKISERIERSSVCVVYISDNTAQSRWVTWEVETSLALGKKVVAVHPKGGAPRQNPPWVAKHGVKVVQWNQLAAELK, via the coding sequence ATGGGCGGCGGGAGTAGCGGGAGCTGGAGCAGGTTAGGCGACATTCGGTCCCTGGAGGAGAAAGCCAAGGCGGCGCTTCAGGGCGGCAAACGAAATGTCTTTATCAGTTTTGCAACCGAAGATATGGACGAGGTCAATCTTCTGCGCGCGCATGCGAAGAACGAGAACAGTGATATCGAGTTCAACGATCATTCTGTTCGCGAGCCCTACGACAGCGAACGCGCAGAATATATCAAACAAAAGATCAGCGAGCGGATAGAGCGCTCATCTGTTTGTGTCGTCTACATCTCCGACAATACTGCGCAAAGCCGTTGGGTGACTTGGGAAGTGGAGACCAGCCTCGCTCTTGGGAAAAAGGTGGTGGCGGTTCACCCCAAGGGGGGCGCCCCACGGCAAAATCCGCCTTGGGTGGCGAAGCACGGCGTGAAAGTCGTCCAGTGGAATCAATTGGCCGCTGAACTGAAATAG
- a CDS encoding DUF4231 domain-containing protein, with amino-acid sequence MTPDSFPALYRSADGSAADAQSTYLRLIRLQYLLLTVAATISIWFGASPDLYIAYALVLAASTGLLLYMAVQKPEKEWYGCRALAESIKTSTWRYMMRAEPFEDAPKLSTVAEKFSEFLRAILDANSHVRDSISRRPVTGDQITNEMNAVRALPLAERVQRYNTDRITDQREWYVAKVTWNRQRFRLWILICVLVQGAAIALALLRIRHDPPWMIWPTEPLLVIASSAIGWIQLKKFNELASAYSLTAHEIGILQTRLGTIDSEEKFSAFVNEAERAFSREHTQWVARQIENAP; translated from the coding sequence ATGACGCCTGATAGTTTTCCCGCCCTGTACCGCTCGGCAGACGGCTCCGCCGCCGATGCCCAGTCCACCTATCTAAGGCTTATTCGGCTGCAGTACCTTCTGCTCACTGTCGCAGCGACGATCTCTATTTGGTTTGGAGCGTCTCCTGATCTATACATCGCTTATGCGTTAGTTCTGGCCGCCTCTACGGGTCTCCTACTATATATGGCAGTCCAAAAACCTGAGAAAGAGTGGTACGGGTGCCGAGCGCTGGCGGAGTCGATCAAGACATCAACCTGGCGTTACATGATGCGAGCTGAGCCATTCGAAGATGCCCCGAAACTCTCAACAGTAGCAGAGAAATTCTCGGAGTTTCTGAGGGCGATTCTGGATGCCAACAGCCACGTCCGCGACTCGATAAGCCGTCGGCCGGTAACCGGCGATCAGATCACCAACGAAATGAATGCGGTTCGTGCTCTGCCTCTCGCAGAGCGTGTTCAACGATATAATACTGACCGGATTACGGACCAACGCGAATGGTATGTAGCAAAGGTTACCTGGAATAGGCAGCGTTTTCGCCTATGGATATTGATATGCGTCCTCGTTCAAGGTGCCGCAATCGCTTTAGCTCTCCTCCGAATCCGCCATGATCCACCATGGATGATTTGGCCAACCGAACCTTTGCTGGTGATAGCGTCTTCCGCCATAGGTTGGATCCAACTGAAGAAATTCAACGAACTCGCTTCTGCCTACAGCCTCACCGCCCACGAGATCGGCATCTTGCAGACGCGGCTTGGCACGATTGACAGCGAAGAGAAGTTTTCTGCCTTCGTAAATGAAGCCGAGCGAGCGTTCTCTCGTGAACATACCCAATGGGTTGCCCGCCAGATCGAGAATGCGCCCTGA
- a CDS encoding XRE family transcriptional regulator: MGRSLNDIIAALPAEEQAAIDARYQDLKQEVEGLRELRQIAGKAQAEIASALNIKQPSVSQIERQTDMYLSTLRSYVEAVGGELELTVKLPQRPALRIHQLGDASAPPQITTRRPGTRAQMGGRRGR, translated from the coding sequence ATGGGTCGGAGCCTGAATGACATCATTGCCGCGCTCCCTGCCGAAGAGCAGGCAGCGATCGACGCCCGCTATCAGGATTTGAAGCAGGAAGTCGAGGGCCTTCGCGAGTTGCGGCAGATTGCGGGTAAGGCCCAGGCTGAGATCGCATCCGCGCTCAACATCAAGCAGCCCTCGGTTTCTCAGATCGAGCGACAGACCGATATGTATCTCTCCACTCTCCGCAGCTATGTGGAAGCTGTGGGGGGAGAGCTCGAATTGACGGTCAAGCTGCCGCAGCGGCCCGCATTGCGGATTCACCAGCTCGGCGATGCCAGCGCTCCTCCACAGATAACGACCCGCCGTCCTGGCACGCGCGCGCAGATGGGCGGTCGGCGTGGGCGCTAG